Proteins from a single region of Nocardioides anomalus:
- a CDS encoding helix-hairpin-helix domain-containing protein, giving the protein MAGKVRHPGIAVLDAGARVVDALQAAGGAKPGVDLTGLNLARVLVDGEQVLVGTDPPTGLAAAASPPPAGSGSGATSTSSAGNAPGTPATVVNLNTATEADLDTLPDVGPVTAQSILTWRDQHGGFSSVDELLEVDGIGEVTLGKLAPYVTV; this is encoded by the coding sequence GTGGCCGGCAAGGTCCGCCACCCCGGCATCGCCGTCCTCGACGCCGGCGCCCGCGTCGTCGACGCCCTCCAGGCCGCCGGCGGCGCCAAGCCCGGCGTCGACCTCACCGGCCTCAACCTCGCCCGCGTCCTCGTCGACGGCGAGCAGGTCCTCGTCGGCACCGACCCACCCACCGGCCTCGCCGCCGCGGCCTCACCGCCCCCCGCGGGCTCCGGCTCGGGCGCGACCTCGACCTCGTCCGCGGGCAACGCCCCCGGCACCCCCGCCACCGTGGTCAACCTCAACACCGCCACCGAGGCCGACCTCGACACCCTCCCCGACGTCGGCCCCGTCACCGCCCAGTCCATCCTCACCTGGCGCGACCAGCACGGCGGCTTCTCCAGCGTCGACGAGCTCCTCGAGGTCGACGGCATCGGCGAGGTCACCCTCGGCAAGCTCGCGCCCTACGTCACGGTCTGA
- a CDS encoding TMEM175 family protein: protein MDSAAGGAVERERHRDLDRLLTFVDAIVAIAITLLVLPLVELAPELHEGGRAADLLRDHSDELWAVALSFYVIARIWLGQHHAVAPLVVGNARTTTLLLTWAFTIVVLPFPTSLVAASGGQATVKVLYVGTVALGVLLNAGLRAEVQRHPELTDGAAYEGPLGSLLTALLLLVALAVMLLLPATSYVPILVLAAEGRLKALVESLRNRRST from the coding sequence GTGGACAGCGCGGCGGGTGGGGCGGTCGAGCGCGAGCGGCACCGCGACCTGGACCGGCTGCTCACCTTCGTCGACGCGATCGTCGCGATCGCCATCACCCTGCTGGTGCTGCCGCTCGTCGAGCTGGCGCCGGAGCTCCACGAGGGCGGCCGTGCCGCCGACCTGCTGCGCGACCACTCCGACGAGCTGTGGGCCGTCGCGCTGAGCTTCTACGTCATCGCCCGGATCTGGCTGGGCCAGCACCACGCGGTCGCGCCGCTGGTGGTGGGCAACGCGCGCACCACCACGCTGCTGCTGACGTGGGCGTTCACCATCGTGGTGCTGCCGTTCCCGACCTCGCTGGTCGCGGCGTCCGGTGGGCAGGCCACGGTCAAGGTGCTCTACGTCGGCACCGTCGCCCTCGGCGTCCTCCTCAACGCCGGGCTCCGGGCCGAGGTCCAGCGCCACCCGGAGCTGACCGACGGCGCGGCGTACGAGGGCCCGCTGGGCAGCCTGCTCACCGCGCTCCTGCTCCTGGTGGCGCTGGCGGTGATGCTGCTCCTCCCGGCGACGAGCTACGTCCCGATCCTGGTCCTGGCGGCCGAGGGCCGGCTCAAGGCGCTGGTCGAGTCCCTGAGGAATCGGCGGTCCACCTGA
- a CDS encoding DNA internalization-related competence protein ComEC/Rec2: MGHAAEGHAADGHDPDEAPALHERLDLRMPLLGAAAWLGSLAASLTTGRVLAAVLISSAAAGATLAVRRRAARVAVAALLLVALAAAGVTAFRAERTAHNPVAVLAGEGAAVTVVGTVASDPHTVQGGFADQVVWRLAVGRVTGRGQTLELRAQVLVLAGADRARPALGAQVEVHGRLVTADDDREVSALLKASGDPRTSRRPDVWWRGAGAVRQALRDSVARRPADQRALVPALVDGDDAAVDPELQEAFRTTGLTHLLAVSGTNLTLVVGFLLVLARWAGVRGRWLHLVAAAGIVGFVLMARTEPSVLRAAVMGSIGLLAMGTAGRHKALRALGGSVVVLVLLDPTLAVSAGFALSVLATGGILLLAPAWRDALGRWLPRWLAEAVAVPAAAQLACTPLVAALSGQVSLVAVVANLLVAPVVGPATVLGLAGGLLTLVWAPVGQVAGTLASWCVAWVITVAEHGAALPTAAIGWGTGPVALAALTASTVAIALVGPRLLRNPITSLVLAALLVVAVLARPPRLGWPPDGWLLVACDVGQGDALAVAAGPHTAVVIDAGPDARAVDRCLDRLGVERVPVAVLTHFHADHVDGIEGALGGREVGGVWTTRLQDPPGGVREVVDAAAEAGVRPEEVAQGRTFAVGQARFQVLWPPADQAERGPGDGSTANEASVVLLVETGGLRLLLTGDIEPEGQQALARLWPGLEVDVLKLPHHGSAHQDEEWLRSLHARDVLVSVGADNDYGHPAASAMEPLERDGAALYRTDQDGDLAVVVDGGEPEVVTSR; the protein is encoded by the coding sequence GTGGGCCACGCCGCCGAGGGCCACGCCGCGGACGGCCACGACCCCGATGAGGCGCCCGCCCTCCACGAGCGCCTCGACCTCCGCATGCCCCTGCTCGGTGCCGCCGCCTGGCTGGGGTCCCTGGCCGCCTCGCTCACGACCGGCCGCGTCCTGGCGGCCGTCCTCATCAGCAGCGCGGCGGCCGGGGCCACCCTCGCCGTACGGCGCCGAGCGGCCAGGGTCGCGGTGGCCGCCCTCCTCCTGGTCGCGCTCGCCGCCGCGGGCGTCACCGCGTTCCGGGCCGAGCGGACGGCGCACAACCCGGTCGCGGTCCTGGCCGGCGAGGGTGCGGCGGTCACGGTCGTCGGGACGGTCGCCTCCGACCCGCACACCGTGCAGGGCGGCTTCGCGGACCAGGTGGTCTGGCGGCTGGCCGTCGGGCGGGTCACCGGACGGGGGCAGACGCTCGAGCTGCGGGCGCAGGTGCTGGTCCTGGCCGGGGCCGACAGGGCGCGGCCGGCGCTGGGGGCGCAGGTCGAGGTCCACGGCCGACTGGTCACGGCGGACGACGACCGCGAGGTCAGCGCGCTGCTCAAGGCCAGCGGCGACCCGCGGACGAGCCGACGGCCCGACGTCTGGTGGCGCGGGGCGGGGGCGGTCCGCCAGGCGCTGCGCGACTCGGTCGCGCGGCGGCCCGCGGACCAGCGGGCGCTGGTGCCGGCGCTGGTGGACGGCGACGACGCGGCGGTGGACCCGGAGCTGCAGGAGGCGTTCCGGACCACGGGCCTGACCCACCTGCTGGCCGTCTCGGGCACCAACCTCACGCTGGTGGTCGGGTTCCTGCTGGTGCTGGCCCGCTGGGCCGGGGTGCGCGGGCGGTGGCTGCACCTGGTCGCGGCGGCGGGGATCGTCGGGTTCGTGCTGATGGCGCGCACCGAGCCGAGCGTGCTGCGGGCCGCGGTCATGGGGAGCATCGGACTGCTGGCCATGGGTACGGCGGGGCGCCACAAGGCGCTGCGGGCCCTGGGCGGCAGCGTGGTGGTCCTGGTGCTGCTCGACCCGACCCTGGCCGTGAGCGCCGGGTTCGCGCTGTCGGTGCTGGCCACGGGCGGGATCCTGCTGCTGGCGCCGGCGTGGCGTGACGCGCTGGGCCGGTGGCTGCCGCGGTGGCTGGCCGAGGCGGTGGCGGTGCCGGCCGCGGCCCAGCTGGCCTGCACGCCGCTGGTGGCCGCGCTGTCGGGCCAGGTGAGCCTGGTGGCGGTGGTGGCCAACCTGCTGGTGGCGCCGGTGGTGGGTCCGGCGACGGTGCTGGGCCTGGCCGGCGGCCTGCTGACCCTGGTGTGGGCGCCGGTCGGGCAGGTGGCCGGGACGCTGGCGTCCTGGTGCGTGGCCTGGGTCATCACGGTGGCCGAGCACGGCGCGGCGCTGCCGACGGCGGCCATCGGGTGGGGGACCGGGCCGGTGGCGCTCGCGGCGCTGACGGCGTCCACCGTCGCGATCGCCCTCGTCGGCCCCCGGCTGCTGCGCAACCCGATCACCAGCCTGGTCCTGGCCGCGCTGCTGGTGGTGGCGGTGCTGGCCCGGCCGCCGCGGCTGGGCTGGCCGCCGGACGGCTGGCTCCTCGTGGCCTGCGACGTCGGGCAGGGCGACGCCCTGGCGGTGGCGGCCGGGCCGCACACCGCGGTGGTCATCGACGCGGGACCGGACGCGCGGGCGGTCGACCGGTGCCTGGACCGGCTCGGGGTGGAGCGGGTGCCGGTGGCCGTGCTGACGCACTTCCACGCCGACCACGTCGACGGCATCGAGGGTGCCCTGGGTGGCCGCGAGGTGGGCGGCGTGTGGACCACCCGGCTCCAGGACCCACCCGGCGGGGTGCGGGAGGTAGTGGATGCGGCGGCGGAGGCCGGCGTACGACCGGAGGAGGTGGCGCAGGGGCGGACGTTCGCGGTCGGGCAGGCCCGGTTCCAGGTGCTGTGGCCGCCGGCGGACCAGGCCGAACGCGGTCCGGGCGACGGGTCGACGGCCAACGAGGCCAGCGTGGTCCTGCTCGTCGAGACCGGTGGGCTGCGGCTGCTGCTCACCGGCGACATCGAGCCGGAGGGCCAGCAGGCCCTGGCGCGGCTGTGGCCGGGGCTCGAGGTGGACGTGCTCAAGCTGCCCCACCACGGCAGCGCCCACCAGGACGAGGAGTGGCTGCGCAGCCTGCACGCGCGCGACGTGCTCGTGTCGGTCGGCGCCGACAACGACTACGGACACCCGGCGGCGTCGGCGATGGAGCCGCTCGAGCGGGACGGTGCCGCGCTCTACCGCACCGACCAGGACGGCGACCTCGCCGTCGTCGTGGACGGCGGTGAGCCGGAGGTGGTCACCAGCCGGTGA
- the rpsT gene encoding 30S ribosomal protein S20, protein MANIKSQIKRNKQNEKAHERNKAVKTGLKTAVRKFREAAEAGETEQAQTLARDAAKKLDKAASKGVIHKNQAANRKSAIAKKAASL, encoded by the coding sequence GTGGCCAACATCAAGTCCCAGATCAAGCGCAACAAGCAGAACGAGAAGGCGCACGAGCGCAACAAGGCCGTGAAGACCGGCCTCAAGACCGCTGTGCGCAAGTTCCGCGAGGCCGCCGAGGCGGGCGAGACCGAGCAGGCCCAGACCCTGGCCCGCGACGCCGCGAAGAAGCTGGACAAGGCCGCCTCCAAGGGCGTCATCCACAAGAACCAGGCCGCGAACCGCAAGTCCGCGATCGCCAAGAAGGCCGCGTCTCTCTGA
- a CDS encoding DegV family protein, with amino-acid sequence MSVVVVTDSTACLSPEVAAERGIVVVPLQVVIGADVYDEGSQGATPELVAEALKAFRPVSTSRPTPAALLELYSSLAASGATEIVSVHLSSEMSGTFESAQLAARDAPVPVVAVDSRQVGVATGYAALSAADAVSSGASARAAAAAAAERAALCSSLFYVDTLEYLRRGGRIGAAAALLGGALAVKPLLTITDGRVASLERVRTSGRALARLAELAVTAAGSAPCDVTVAHLASPDRAGQLQTELATRLAPNLEGREVGCAELGAVLGAHVGPGMLAVCVAPLL; translated from the coding sequence ATGTCCGTCGTGGTGGTCACCGACTCCACGGCGTGCCTGTCGCCGGAGGTCGCCGCCGAGCGCGGGATCGTGGTGGTGCCCCTGCAGGTGGTGATCGGGGCGGACGTGTACGACGAGGGCTCCCAGGGCGCGACACCGGAGCTCGTGGCCGAGGCGCTCAAGGCCTTCCGGCCGGTCTCGACCTCCCGGCCGACGCCGGCAGCGCTGCTGGAGCTGTACTCCTCGCTCGCCGCCTCCGGCGCCACCGAGATCGTCTCGGTGCACCTGTCCTCGGAGATGAGCGGGACGTTCGAGTCGGCGCAGCTCGCGGCCCGGGACGCGCCGGTGCCCGTCGTGGCGGTGGACAGCCGGCAGGTCGGGGTGGCGACGGGGTACGCCGCGCTGTCGGCGGCCGACGCGGTCTCCTCGGGTGCCTCTGCTCGTGCTGCCGCTGCCGCGGCGGCGGAGCGGGCCGCGCTGTGCTCGTCGCTGTTCTACGTCGACACGCTGGAGTACCTGCGCCGGGGCGGGCGGATCGGCGCCGCCGCCGCGCTGCTCGGCGGTGCGCTCGCGGTCAAGCCGCTGCTCACCATCACCGATGGCCGCGTGGCCTCGCTGGAGCGGGTCCGGACCTCCGGGCGGGCGCTCGCGCGGCTCGCCGAGCTGGCCGTGACCGCGGCCGGGTCGGCGCCCTGCGACGTCACCGTCGCCCACCTGGCCTCGCCCGACCGGGCCGGCCAGCTCCAGACCGAGCTCGCCACCCGGCTCGCCCCGAACCTCGAGGGCCGCGAGGTCGGCTGCGCCGAGCTCGGCGCCGTCCTGGGCGCCCACGTCGGCCCCGGGATGCTCGCGGTGTGCGTCGCCCCGCTGCTCTGA
- a CDS encoding alpha/beta fold hydrolase produces the protein MASTTDLLAHDVRGDLSAGTPLLLFGSPMEAAEFATLVSFFPDRPVVTLDPRGAGRNPAGTGPLTPEEHAEDLYRLITALDAGPVDCFGTSGGAVNLLRLAELHPEVLGAVVAHEPPTVVGLPDAEHVLSALEDIVATYHRSGDGPAMAKFIALVLHDGEVDRSYLARPAPDPTAFGLSAEDDGSRTNPLIRNMPACNRYAPDVAALGALGERLVVAVGTGSGDTLAARGGRAVAAAVGVPVAQFPSHHGGFVAGQPGADPEGIALSLRAHVERTTTG, from the coding sequence ATGGCCTCGACGACCGACCTCCTCGCCCACGACGTGCGCGGTGACCTCTCCGCGGGGACGCCGCTGCTGCTGTTCGGCTCGCCGATGGAGGCCGCCGAGTTCGCCACGCTGGTGTCGTTCTTCCCCGACCGGCCGGTGGTGACGCTCGACCCGCGGGGAGCCGGGCGCAACCCGGCCGGGACCGGGCCGCTGACGCCCGAGGAGCACGCGGAAGACCTGTACCGCCTCATCACCGCGCTCGACGCGGGACCGGTGGACTGCTTCGGCACCTCCGGCGGCGCCGTCAACCTGCTGCGCCTGGCCGAGCTGCACCCGGAGGTGCTGGGCGCGGTGGTGGCCCACGAGCCGCCCACGGTCGTCGGGCTGCCCGACGCCGAGCACGTGCTGTCCGCACTCGAGGACATCGTCGCGACGTACCACCGCTCCGGCGACGGGCCGGCCATGGCGAAGTTCATCGCCCTGGTCCTGCACGACGGCGAGGTGGACCGGTCCTACCTGGCCCGGCCCGCGCCCGACCCGACGGCCTTCGGGCTGTCGGCCGAGGACGACGGCTCGCGGACCAACCCACTGATCCGGAACATGCCGGCCTGCAACCGCTACGCACCGGACGTGGCCGCGCTCGGGGCGCTGGGGGAGCGGCTGGTGGTCGCGGTGGGGACCGGCTCCGGCGACACGCTCGCCGCGCGGGGCGGGCGCGCGGTGGCGGCCGCGGTCGGCGTACCGGTGGCGCAGTTCCCCAGCCACCACGGCGGCTTCGTCGCCGGCCAGCCCGGCGCGGACCCCGAGGGCATCGCGCTGAGCCTGCGGGCTCACGTGGAGCGCACGACGACCGGTTAG
- the holA gene encoding DNA polymerase III subunit delta, whose translation MDVLGRITLVTGKEEFLGERTVATVRDAVRTADPEAEFSETRAAGLTLATFGELAAPSLFSSVRCVVVRALEDLPEESVDGLLEYAAAPAEDVALVLVHSGGQRGSGVLTKLRKLPAVTESKSAELRPSEYPQFVTSEVGALGARIDREAADTLVQAVGQDLRSLSAAAHQLTHDFPGESISESMVKKYFGGRAEAKSFAVADAAFSGRRQAALEELRWALDGGTPPVLVTSAFAGGVRGLARYQGAPARMREADLARAVGVPPWKLRTLREQSRGWSETGLAHAIRAVAQADADIKGAASDAHYTLERLVLTITGLREPR comes from the coding sequence GTGGACGTCCTGGGCCGCATCACGCTCGTCACCGGCAAGGAGGAGTTCCTCGGTGAGCGGACGGTGGCGACGGTCCGCGACGCGGTCCGCACGGCCGACCCCGAGGCGGAGTTCTCCGAGACCCGCGCGGCCGGCCTGACCCTGGCCACCTTCGGGGAGCTGGCGGCGCCGTCACTGTTCAGCTCGGTGCGCTGCGTGGTCGTGCGTGCCCTGGAGGACCTGCCGGAGGAGTCGGTGGACGGCCTGCTGGAGTACGCCGCCGCGCCGGCCGAGGACGTCGCGCTGGTCCTCGTGCACTCCGGGGGGCAGCGGGGCAGCGGCGTGCTGACCAAGCTGCGCAAGCTGCCGGCGGTGACGGAGTCGAAGTCGGCCGAGCTGCGTCCGAGCGAGTACCCCCAGTTCGTCACCTCCGAGGTCGGCGCGCTCGGGGCGCGGATCGACCGGGAGGCTGCCGACACGCTGGTGCAGGCGGTGGGCCAGGACCTGCGGTCGCTGTCCGCGGCGGCGCACCAGCTGACCCACGACTTCCCGGGGGAGTCGATCAGCGAGTCGATGGTCAAGAAGTACTTCGGCGGCCGGGCCGAGGCCAAGTCCTTCGCGGTGGCCGACGCGGCGTTCAGCGGCCGTCGGCAGGCGGCGCTGGAGGAGCTGCGCTGGGCCCTCGACGGCGGCACGCCACCGGTGCTCGTCACCTCGGCCTTCGCGGGCGGGGTGCGGGGACTGGCCCGCTACCAGGGCGCGCCCGCGCGGATGAGGGAGGCCGACCTGGCCCGCGCGGTCGGCGTGCCGCCGTGGAAGCTGCGCACCCTGCGCGAGCAGTCGCGCGGCTGGTCCGAGACCGGGCTGGCCCACGCCATCCGGGCGGTGGCCCAGGCCGACGCCGACATCAAGGGCGCGGCCTCCGACGCCCACTACACGCTCGAACGGCTGGTGCTCACCATCACCGGGCTGCGCGAGCCGCGCTAG
- a CDS encoding response regulator transcription factor, whose protein sequence is MNDGDEPSRVRVLLVDDQELVRSGLTRILRPRDGFTVVGECEDGDQVVDAVRRLRPDVVVMDLRMRRTSGIEATAALRGVPDPPPVLVLTTFDDDELLSGALRAGAAGFLLKDSAAEDVVRGVRAVAAGQALLDPAVTGRVLERYRSAETGAPPGRPVEELTAREREVLELMGRGLSNGEIAATLLISEVTVKSHIGRIFTKLDLRDRAAAIVYAFDHGLVSPRGATPRPTP, encoded by the coding sequence ATGAACGACGGGGACGAGCCGAGCAGGGTGCGGGTGCTCCTGGTGGACGACCAGGAGCTGGTCCGCTCCGGCCTGACCCGGATCCTGCGCCCCCGCGACGGCTTCACGGTGGTGGGGGAGTGCGAGGACGGTGACCAGGTGGTCGACGCGGTGCGCCGGCTGCGCCCGGACGTGGTCGTGATGGACCTGCGGATGCGCCGGACGAGCGGCATCGAGGCGACCGCCGCGCTGCGCGGCGTACCGGACCCGCCGCCGGTCCTGGTCCTCACCACCTTCGACGACGACGAGCTGCTCTCCGGCGCCCTGCGCGCCGGGGCGGCCGGCTTCCTGCTCAAGGACAGCGCGGCCGAGGACGTGGTCCGCGGCGTCCGGGCCGTCGCCGCGGGCCAAGCCCTCCTCGACCCCGCGGTCACCGGCCGGGTCCTGGAGCGCTACCGGAGCGCCGAGACCGGTGCGCCGCCCGGCCGCCCGGTCGAGGAGCTGACCGCCCGCGAGCGCGAGGTCCTCGAGCTCATGGGCCGCGGCCTCAGCAACGGCGAGATCGCCGCGACCCTCCTCATCTCGGAGGTGACGGTGAAGAGCCACATCGGCCGCATCTTCACCAAGCTCGACCTGCGCGACCGGGCCGCCGCCATCGTCTACGCCTTCGACCACGGCCTGGTCTCGCCGCGCGGCGCGACGCCCCGGCCCACGCCCTAG
- a CDS encoding phosphotransferase yields MSSHIPHGRTARRLDWVFLPPRVRAEVEGRLGSAVVEAASQDAGFTPGFASVLTCADGSRHFVKAASVKAQRMFADAYREEARKLGALPAEAPAPPLLWSVEVDDWFVLCTQYVEARQPARPWREDELALCLQTLAAAVPVLTPPPLPLPTAAEEFAAWPALWDDLDLPHREEASALAAAFASVMAGDTVVHTDVRDDNILLTTDGRALLCDWNWPFAGAPWLDSLFLLIGPRGDGVDVEAAIAASPLLSVVPADSVDVVLALVTGYFFTSAAQPVPHTSPHIREAQRWQGEACWAWLRERRGWT; encoded by the coding sequence GTGTCCTCCCACATCCCGCACGGCCGGACCGCCCGCCGCCTGGACTGGGTGTTCCTCCCGCCCCGGGTCCGCGCGGAGGTCGAGGGCCGATTGGGGTCGGCGGTGGTCGAGGCCGCGTCTCAGGACGCCGGGTTCACGCCCGGGTTCGCCTCGGTCCTCACCTGCGCCGACGGCAGCCGGCACTTCGTCAAGGCGGCATCGGTCAAGGCGCAGCGGATGTTCGCCGACGCCTACCGCGAGGAGGCCCGCAAGCTCGGCGCGCTGCCCGCCGAGGCGCCCGCTCCGCCGCTGCTGTGGAGCGTGGAGGTCGACGACTGGTTCGTGCTGTGCACGCAGTACGTCGAGGCGCGCCAGCCCGCCCGACCCTGGCGCGAGGACGAGCTGGCCCTGTGCCTGCAGACGCTCGCGGCCGCCGTACCCGTGCTGACGCCACCGCCCCTGCCGCTGCCGACCGCGGCCGAGGAGTTCGCGGCGTGGCCCGCGCTGTGGGACGACCTCGACCTCCCGCACCGCGAGGAGGCGAGCGCGCTGGCCGCGGCGTTCGCCTCGGTGATGGCCGGGGACACCGTCGTCCACACCGACGTGCGCGACGACAACATCCTGCTGACCACCGACGGCCGGGCGCTGCTGTGCGACTGGAACTGGCCGTTCGCGGGCGCACCGTGGCTGGACTCGCTGTTCCTGCTCATCGGGCCGCGCGGCGACGGCGTGGACGTGGAGGCGGCCATCGCGGCCAGCCCGCTGCTGTCCGTGGTGCCGGCGGACTCGGTCGACGTGGTGCTGGCCCTGGTGACCGGCTACTTCTTCACCAGCGCCGCCCAGCCCGTCCCGCACACGTCGCCGCACATCCGCGAGGCCCAGCGCTGGCAGGGCGAGGCCTGCTGGGCGTGGCTCCGCGAGCGGCGGGGGTGGACGTGA
- a CDS encoding AAA family ATPase produces the protein MRIVYANAGGPAGHPDASPELADVGRYARRVVRRFVAQARADEQPTFRSIVAEHLGRGVEDLPVTEEGWPGYEHVNVQRALDAWLAGDGREHRLVGLTDYRHRGQFGLGDLLAADEVSRMHATRPGATTRVARASGPDGATEECLRAALVLASDGEERLAALVRGPDHESDQNGVRVEVVATSDEAARAFTRSLRDLALERNVYRGQVVSFGRDMFGERGSLLRFRTRPRVGQDALILPEATFGDIRRQVVGVARSRDRLRAAGQHLKRGLLLYGPPGAGKTHTVRYLMSELADTTIVELTGESLHALREACSIARSLQPAMIVVEDVDLIAEQRDHYGGETPMLFTLLNEMDGLDEDADVVFLLTTNRADLLEPALAARPGRVDQAVHVPLPDAAGRRRLLDLYRGRLELDATRLDDVVERTDGVTASFLKELLRRAAVVAAAEGDDAEIRVGADDLDAALADLLDTRNAMTRAVLGFQEETP, from the coding sequence GTGAGAATCGTCTACGCGAACGCCGGCGGACCGGCCGGCCATCCCGACGCGTCGCCCGAGCTGGCCGACGTGGGCCGCTACGCCCGCCGGGTCGTCCGCCGGTTCGTGGCCCAGGCCCGTGCCGACGAGCAGCCGACGTTCCGCTCGATCGTGGCCGAGCACCTCGGTCGCGGGGTCGAGGACCTGCCGGTGACCGAGGAGGGCTGGCCGGGCTACGAGCACGTCAACGTCCAGCGCGCGCTGGACGCCTGGCTGGCCGGGGACGGCCGCGAGCACCGGCTGGTCGGGCTCACCGACTACCGCCACCGCGGTCAGTTCGGGCTGGGCGACCTGCTCGCCGCCGACGAGGTGTCGCGGATGCACGCGACCCGGCCGGGGGCCACCACCCGCGTGGCCCGCGCCTCCGGTCCGGACGGCGCGACCGAGGAGTGCCTGCGCGCCGCCCTGGTCCTGGCCAGCGACGGCGAGGAGCGGCTGGCGGCGCTGGTCCGCGGCCCGGACCACGAGTCCGACCAGAACGGCGTGCGCGTCGAGGTCGTGGCCACGAGCGACGAGGCCGCGCGCGCGTTCACCCGGTCCCTGCGCGACCTCGCGCTGGAGCGCAACGTCTACCGCGGCCAGGTCGTGTCCTTCGGCCGCGACATGTTCGGCGAGCGCGGCTCGCTGCTGAGGTTCCGCACCCGCCCGCGCGTCGGCCAGGACGCGCTGATCCTCCCCGAGGCCACCTTCGGCGACATCCGCCGTCAGGTGGTCGGCGTGGCCCGCAGCCGGGACCGGCTGCGCGCGGCCGGGCAGCACCTCAAGCGCGGGCTGCTGCTCTACGGACCGCCGGGGGCCGGCAAGACGCACACCGTGCGCTACCTGATGAGCGAGCTGGCCGACACCACCATCGTCGAGCTCACCGGCGAGAGCCTCCACGCCCTGCGCGAGGCGTGCTCGATCGCCCGGTCGCTCCAGCCGGCGATGATCGTGGTCGAGGACGTCGACCTCATCGCCGAGCAGCGCGACCACTACGGCGGCGAGACGCCGATGCTGTTCACCCTGCTCAACGAGATGGACGGCCTCGACGAGGACGCCGACGTGGTCTTCCTGCTCACCACCAACCGGGCCGACCTCCTCGAGCCGGCCCTGGCCGCGCGGCCCGGCCGGGTCGACCAGGCCGTGCACGTGCCACTGCCGGACGCGGCGGGCCGGCGCCGGCTGCTCGACCTCTACCGGGGTCGGCTCGAGCTCGACGCCACCCGCCTCGACGACGTCGTCGAGCGCACCGACGGCGTGACCGCGTCGTTCCTCAAGGAGCTGCTGCGCCGCGCCGCCGTGGTGGCCGCGGCCGAGGGCGACGACGCCGAGATCCGGGTCGGCGCCGACGACCTCGACGCCGCGCTCGCCGACCTCCTGGACACCCGCAACGCGATGACCCGCGCCGTGCTCGGGTTCCAGGAGGAGACGCCCTAG
- a CDS encoding sensor histidine kinase gives MSLAAFIQRRKREWVARGLPDYPLWIAALIDSAALLTGAVAVLQRWGDGVPLAAALVLVALVPWVLELWGRDHTWVAFVVLTGGATLTLMLSRPVDYEVVPFLMVLMVGHVTAVAGVGRGLLVLVAGEAVVVAAGLGGDMAGAEVAIWAAAVVVGLDMGFILRAQQLRIEAQAREHQVRERQAVLEERQRIARDVHDLVGHSLSVTMLHLTAARRDLEDAASGSGDLGEALDALSEAERVGRRAMADIRSTVDLLGQDGAGEAAPRGLADLPALVAEFQRAGVDVTLHAAGDPRGVPEATGLGLYRIVQESLANVAKHAPGSHAEVRLDLGDDPSLVVTNTLPRPVRRNAGGSGLSGMAARAQQLGARLSAGPEGRRWEVRVDLPRSRPEPEPERPRRTRHGQAART, from the coding sequence GTGAGCCTCGCGGCGTTCATCCAGCGGCGCAAGCGGGAGTGGGTGGCGCGCGGGCTGCCCGACTACCCGCTCTGGATCGCCGCGCTCATCGACTCCGCGGCCCTGCTCACCGGTGCCGTCGCGGTGCTGCAGCGCTGGGGCGACGGCGTTCCGCTGGCCGCCGCGCTGGTCCTGGTCGCGCTGGTGCCGTGGGTGCTGGAGCTGTGGGGCCGCGACCACACGTGGGTGGCGTTCGTGGTGCTGACCGGGGGCGCGACGCTGACGCTGATGCTGAGCCGGCCGGTGGACTACGAGGTCGTCCCGTTCCTCATGGTCCTGATGGTCGGCCACGTCACCGCGGTCGCCGGCGTGGGCCGCGGCCTGCTGGTCCTGGTCGCCGGCGAGGCGGTGGTCGTCGCGGCCGGGCTGGGCGGAGACATGGCCGGCGCCGAGGTGGCGATCTGGGCCGCAGCCGTGGTCGTCGGCCTGGACATGGGCTTCATCCTGCGCGCCCAGCAGCTGCGGATCGAGGCCCAGGCCCGCGAGCACCAGGTGCGCGAGCGGCAGGCGGTGCTCGAGGAGCGCCAGCGCATCGCCCGCGACGTGCACGACCTGGTCGGCCACTCGCTGAGCGTCACGATGCTCCACCTGACCGCCGCACGCCGCGACCTCGAGGACGCCGCGTCCGGCAGCGGCGACCTGGGCGAGGCGCTCGACGCGCTGAGCGAGGCCGAGCGCGTGGGCCGCCGCGCCATGGCCGACATCCGCAGCACCGTCGACCTGCTGGGCCAGGACGGCGCGGGCGAGGCGGCCCCGCGCGGGCTGGCCGACCTCCCGGCGCTGGTCGCGGAGTTCCAGCGCGCCGGCGTCGACGTCACCCTCCACGCCGCGGGCGACCCGCGCGGCGTGCCCGAGGCCACCGGGCTCGGCCTCTACCGCATCGTCCAGGAGTCGCTGGCCAACGTGGCCAAGCACGCGCCCGGCTCGCACGCCGAGGTCCGCCTCGACCTCGGCGACGACCCGAGCCTGGTGGTGACCAACACCCTGCCGCGGCCCGTACGCCGCAACGCCGGCGGCTCGGGTCTCAGCGGCATGGCGGCCCGCGCGCAGCAGCTCGGCGCCCGGCTGAGTGCCGGCCCCGAGGGCCGCCGCTGGGAGGTCCGCGTGGACCTGCCGCGCTCCCGGCCGGAGCCGGAGCCGGAGCGTCCCCGCCGGACCCGGCACGGACAGGCGGCCCGGACGTGA